A single window of Sporosarcina sp. Marseille-Q4943 DNA harbors:
- a CDS encoding LysM peptidoglycan-binding domain-containing protein encodes MQIHVVQQGQSLYSIGQAYGIPYEDIARANELTDPARIVVGQALVIPITGSFHLVRPGQSLYSIARLYGTTIEELARINQISPTSMLQIGQRLYIPQMTKSIIDVFLYVEPRAATIESTVQEVRNRVEDLTYLGMFSYEAQRDGSLKAPPIDDIPEIAARAGVLNAMAVTNLENFAFSPDLANFLFTNQTVQDRLFENIVQTANRIGYSDIHFDFEFVRPEDRELYNTFLRNARARFHPAGLTLSTALPPKNSDAPTGVYGGIDFAAHGEIADFVTLMTYEWGYSYSDPQAVSPLNQVRRVVEYAVSQIPSEKIFLGQNLYGYDWTYPYPPVTGVAARALSPKQATNLAISRNANIQFDTVAQAPFFLYWDNNGVRHDVWFEDARSIQAKFNLIKEFNLRGIMYWKLGLAFPQNWLLLTDNFIVRKR; translated from the coding sequence TTGCAAATACATGTCGTGCAACAAGGACAAAGTCTTTACAGTATCGGGCAAGCATATGGCATTCCATATGAGGATATCGCTAGGGCGAATGAATTGACTGATCCTGCGCGAATCGTTGTTGGCCAAGCACTTGTCATTCCGATTACAGGCAGTTTTCACTTGGTCAGACCAGGTCAATCACTTTATAGCATTGCTCGATTATATGGCACAACGATTGAGGAGCTTGCGAGAATCAATCAAATCTCTCCGACTAGCATGTTACAGATAGGTCAACGATTGTATATACCGCAAATGACAAAGTCGATCATCGATGTATTCCTATATGTAGAGCCAAGGGCAGCGACAATCGAATCAACTGTCCAAGAAGTGAGGAACAGGGTAGAGGACTTGACGTATTTAGGGATGTTCAGCTATGAGGCGCAGAGGGATGGATCGTTGAAAGCTCCTCCCATTGATGATATCCCTGAAATAGCCGCGAGAGCGGGAGTTTTAAATGCAATGGCCGTCACCAACTTAGAAAATTTCGCTTTTAGCCCAGATCTTGCAAATTTCCTCTTTACAAACCAGACAGTACAAGACCGGTTATTCGAAAATATTGTCCAAACCGCTAACCGAATCGGCTACTCCGATATCCATTTCGATTTTGAATTCGTGAGACCGGAGGACAGGGAATTGTATAATACGTTCCTACGAAATGCCCGTGCACGGTTCCATCCGGCAGGATTAACACTATCGACCGCTTTGCCACCGAAAAATTCAGACGCTCCAACGGGGGTTTACGGAGGAATTGATTTTGCAGCGCACGGGGAAATTGCTGATTTCGTTACGTTAATGACATACGAATGGGGGTATTCCTATAGTGACCCGCAAGCCGTCAGTCCCTTGAACCAAGTACGCCGAGTCGTGGAATATGCAGTCAGTCAGATTCCATCGGAAAAGATTTTCCTTGGACAAAATTTATACGGCTATGATTGGACGTACCCATATCCGCCTGTAACAGGGGTTGCAGCAAGAGCGCTCAGTCCAAAACAAGCGACCAATTTGGCAATCAGCCGGAATGCGAATATCCAATTCGATACCGTTGCCCAAGCACCTTTCTTCCTCTATTGGGATAATAATGGTGTACGACACGACGTATGGTTTGAGGATGCACGCAGCATCCAAGCTAAATTCAATTTGATAAAGGAATTTAATTTGCGTGGAATAATGTATTGGAAGCTAGGATTAGCATTCCCTCAAAACTGGCTGCTACTCACCGACAACTTTATAGTCCGAAAACGATAA